CCGGCACCTCGTGGAGGGTGTTCAGCCAGCCCGTCATCACCACCGCCTGCGCGTCGTGGTACTGCGCCTGCGCGACGGTGGAGATGAGCGCCCCGTTGGAGTGCCCCACGTAGATGAGCGTCTCGAAGGTGTTCTTCTCCGCCGTGGCCCGCAGCCGCTGGGCCACCTGGTGCAGGGCGCTCGCCGACTGCTCCAGGTCGATGAAGTCCCCCTGCGGCCTGTCACTCTCCCCCACCCCCGGCAGGTCCAACGCGAGCACCGCGTAGTGCTGGCGGGCCATGTACCGCGCGTACGAGTAGTCCTCGCCGTTGATCTCCGGCAGGTCCCAGTACTCGTGGTTGTAGGTGATGCCGTGGGTGAGGATCTGCACCGGGCGGTTCTTCAGACTGCCCTGGTAGTAGAGGTAGCCCACCACCGTGTACGTGTGCCCGTCGGACAGCCGCACCGGGAACTCCCGCCGCTCCACCTTCACGCCCTGGGACGGCTTCGCCTCCGCCGTGCCCGGAAGCGCCAGTGCCGCCCACACTCCCAACAGCAGGGCTCCCCAGACCGCGGTGAAACGATTCGTCCTCATGTCCGACCTCCCAGTACTTCCTCGCTGCAAAGCTTGACTCCCGTGGAATTCTTGGAATCTCCAGATATTCGCGGCTGTCCGAGATATCCAATGAAAATAACTTTTCTAAGAAAACACAATGTGCGGGGAAGTATCAGGCCACATGGACGCCCATGGGGGCGGGATAT
This is a stretch of genomic DNA from Archangium violaceum. It encodes these proteins:
- a CDS encoding alpha/beta hydrolase encodes the protein MRTNRFTAVWGALLLGVWAALALPGTAEAKPSQGVKVERREFPVRLSDGHTYTVVGYLYYQGSLKNRPVQILTHGITYNHEYWDLPEINGEDYSYARYMARQHYAVLALDLPGVGESDRPQGDFIDLEQSASALHQVAQRLRATAEKNTFETLIYVGHSNGALISTVAQAQYHDAQAVVMTGWLNTLHEVPVDPALLIALAEQGPYITIPGELRGGLFYDAQHTDPSVVAYDNQVADTVPRGQFLDLLTVLGSPESIPVQGITVPLLVQLGEKDLLASAAYAHQEAKAYPNSPWVVVRTLPDTGHAVNGHSTRERSWAGIDAWLRLVTR